In Trachemys scripta elegans isolate TJP31775 chromosome 10, CAS_Tse_1.0, whole genome shotgun sequence, the sequence agtttttaaGGACACCAAAGGAATTAGTGTCATTGTTACAACAGGTGACCTTTTAACCCTAAAATGAATGTGGTGAGATGTCTCTTGGGGACAGATTTTATTGGCTGTTGGGGCAAGTGACATTAGCACAGATTCCACTGTACCTTTTACAGCTTTAATGTGTGGAGGATTCCTTTAGAAAATAGTTGTTGATTAAGATTAAGCATTGCTGCTTGGAGCAATTGTTGAATGCAACAGCATGCCTGCTTTCTGGCCTGAGCATCtgtgttaatttttttcagaggtgttgtAATCACTTTCTTCCCCTGCTTAAGTCCCTTCTTACTGATGATGCATTTTGCttggattttaaataattttactgAGTTATTCCACTTATATATTAAATTCTATTTTAACTGTTCTTAGCCTCTTGAGGGAAATAACTCCATTTTGATCTGATGAGAGAGGCAAAGTTATgctaatgtgtttaaaaaaaagttgtattctctctcttcttccagtAAACAGTAGGGCAGCAACGTAACTTTTTCCCTTGCACTCCATAAAGCATATTTAACCTTTTTAGACCAAGAacagttttatattaaaaatttaaatgtaCTGTGTTTGTCTTCTGGACTGCTGTGCTGCTCCCTTTCTCAcgcatctcttttttttttgttattttttaaatagtttgcaatattttttattttattgcagttTAGCTTTCAAAGAACAACTTTCAACTGTTTCTTTATGGTAATAATGATCAAAGGCTAGCTTCTAATTCCTGGTTTTGGCAAATGCACACCACATCTAACTAGCTGTATTTATTTATCTCTATTTTAATTTGCCTGTCACATTTCATTATTAAAACAGCTTTCTGATATTTTGATTTCTCATGACTTACTCTGTTATTGGGCAGCTTGTTTTTCTATGGTCTGAATTAATTCTGAATGAGACTAAAACATCTGTTTACTGGTACAGGCATTTAATTTTCAAGTGTATTTAGTGACTATGTTATTTATCACTACTGGTGAGaatattaagcaaagtaagaCTGTATAGCCTTTTGCTTCAGAAGTGTGGGATGTGAGACTGTAATACAAGGATAAAATTCCTTGGAGTTCTTGTAATATCAAAAAACACGCAAGATGAGCTACAACGGTCTATTAACAGCACCCTCCTGTCCTCtatctaagtcaggggtcggcaacgttcggcacacggctcgcccgggtaagcaccctggcgggccgggccagttttatttacctgctgacgcggcaggttcggtcgatcgcggcccccactggctgcggtttgccgttccgggccaatgggggcagcgagaagtggcgcgggcgagcaatgtcccgggccagtgggggccgcgattggccgaacctgccgcgtcagcaggtaaataaaactggcccggcccgccagggtgcttactctggcgagccatgtgccgaatgttgccgacccctgatttaagtCCTTGtattgtgtgtacacacatgcgcgtacacacacatgcatattaTGGTGCAGATGTTTCTATTGAAACTTGGTTTGTGTATGTTCCAAATGTCTTTATGTAAGAGTATTGTTCAGTCCTAACCAGCATTGTGTTCCCTGCAAGTCCAGCAGAGTGGTGTGGTATGGAAATTTGCATTGGAGCTTATTTACCCTGACCCTAACTAGGGTTTTGGGTAATCTATTTTGAGAGGTCTCCGTACATTCTTAAacgtaaataaataaaacccatcATCTTTACACCAACTGTAACTCTTCTTTGAGCACTGGTAGTGAAATAATAATCATGTATGTAGTTGATTTTATTAAGATATTTTCAACAGCTCTAACCAAGTTTTGTTTACTCCTTTCAGTCAACCTGCTAAAAGGCCTACTTTCACACAATCTGAAAGTTCCAGACATGAAAAACAAACTCCGAAGCAACACCAACGGAATAAGAGAGAAGGTAAATGGCATAAACATGGTCGCACTAATGGAAGACACATGGCAAATCTTGAAATAGAATTGGGGCAATTACCCTTTGATCCAAAATATTAAGTAATTTATGTATGGTAAAATCAGGAAGATACAAGTAGATAATTTCTAGTGGTTCCTCAATGGAAACTAAttgtttttcaacaaaactgcAAGGTGCAAGTGTTTCTTTATACAGATTGATTTTTACCCTGTTCAAAAGCATCAAACTTCCTAACTCGCATTTTCTCTAGTGTTACTTTACTGTTCTTTGGAAATGATTTTGGTTGTAGTTGTACTGTTATGGAAACTAGGTATGTTGTGACTTGTGTGAAAAATAGGCTTAATTGCATTCCATTAGTATAGTTCAAAATTGAATCATACATAATGTACATGTAATTAACATGGTTTGGTGTACTAACTTCATCTCATCCTTTCAGAAAGTAGATCTAAATTATGGCAATGCATCTGTTAATGTTTTGTAATCTTATACTTGCTTCTTGTCTTTTTTGGGGGTTCAAGAGCCTGTTGACTTATGAAGAATTTGCTGTGCTGCATTCTAATCAGCTTGCTGACATATGCACTTGAAATTTCTTGCACATCTGCATATtgtggaagaaaaataaagaggcGTTGTGGGTAAAagtctttattcataaacaaaTCTAGCATAAGTGTACAGTCCCATAGAGGTTATGAAGTCTTGTCTTACTCCTCTCCTCTAAATCACAAACGTCATGCCGTAGCTGTTGCTGGTGTTCtcttaattatttataaatgtcCTAAGACAGATGAACcgtgttttttcccctccccttctaaCACCAAGAGATAAGATGAGAATATTGCCATTGAAGTTCCACTTTTCCACCAGTGAAGAAGCATCACTAAACATGTTACGCCCAGTATAATCCTTATCTACTGCCTGTAAATTTGAGCCAGACCTGTCAATTTTGCTTACCTATTTTCAAGTATCACTGCCCTCTGTTCTGTACTAGAAGGCGGTTTAACCAAGACACCACTGTACAATACTGACTTCAGTTGGTCCCAGTTCAGAAACTGATCTTGAAGCATGCTTCATTTCACCCTTCTTGTGTAGACATAGATGTGGCTTCCAATTCGTCCTTGAGGCATATGGGTGTGAAAGACAGTAGCTGTTCTCTCGTAACCATTTAGGACAAGAAACGATGATATTTCCTGTAAATAAATACACTTTCATTTCCAAACAGTCCGGCATTTTTATACTGGTGGGGTACAAAATGGTGTTCCTAAACTTCTATTAAACCAACCACTCAGCTACCTATGGAAGTTAGGTTCTGTGTTGTGGGAAGGAGAAATACCAACCATACCATATCATGACCCTTGGTTAGAGTGAAATCTTGGTCACTCCCCACAACCTTGAGTAAATGGACTTTACAGAAGAGTTGAAGGGGAAGGAATTCTGCTGATTGCAGGCTTCTTTGCTCACTTTATGCCCATAAAGTCACTCAATGCAAACCATGTAGGTTGTGTCTGTGCACCTCAAACTTGCCTTGGTGCTGTTTTGAAGATAGCTGCCTTACAGCAGTACTTCATGGCATGAAGGATTTGCTGGGTACCCATGCATGCCCTCTCTGGGATCTTTCCCTTCACTACAGTGACACAATATTAGCTATGCTGTATTTTGGGCAAATGTTCAAGTCATACAGTTTTAAAGGCTAaagaacattttcaaagctgcaaTTTCAGCTTTCCCGTCTATTTCTTGTGAAAATTTGTATTCTTAGACTGATCTAGATAAAGTTAACTTGCAATTAACGTACCTGTTCTAGCACACTGAAGAAGACCAAGTGAGTAGGTAGTGTACCATTGTAAAATTCCTCATTAAGCCACTTGAGTGGATTAGAGTAAAATATATCTGCTTCGTCAAGGTAACTCTCTTTTCCAGTTAGGTCTGGAGGACATTGAAGAAATCTCATTGGTAGAGGACAGTGAACATGGctaggagaggggaaaaaacggTTGAGATCCAGTGTTAAGTGATCATTTTAGATCTTAGTTTCAATTAAGGATGCTATATTGTAGACCGTAAAACTTCTTGTTCTCTTATTTTCCCATTATCAGTAGGTGCATCTTTCCCTTCTGTGCTAGATACATAATGTTTTTCTcatctctgtatttcaaataagCATAAAGAAAGTAAAATGAGGTGCCAGTAGTGAGTGTAATTGCAACTGGAGAGGTTCATAGGAAGCAATAATCCACAATctgatttattttagattttaataGCCAAAAGACCATCCTGAGTGAACTCAGTCCTTTACTGAAGCACACTTTGAAAATATTATATTATGTTAAtcctttaatttttatatatatatcaggATGTGTTACATAGTTCTGGAAGAGTTACTTTAGTCATGTCATACATAATAGTTCTATCTGCTGTTAACCTGCTAGCAGAAGTCAAGGAAATAAGAATTAAATCTTGACTCCCTGCAGTAGTTATATATTGGAGAAGGAGTGAAGCAATGCAAACTGCTAGGGCAAATATATGTCTAACACTAAGCTGTTTTGGTAACACAGGAAAAATGCAGATGCTGGGTGGAATAAACAATATGAAAGATCCACATTTCCAATTTATTATTTCATACAGAGTTAAGACAGACTGAACAATTTGGTAATCGATTAACATTATCCCTCAAATAATTCAATATATTTGAGGGGGGGAAATTGTATGCTTGAGTAGCTTTAGTATTACAAATTGTATTAGCTACTTTATTACCTGTAAAAAGGAGTAGAGTGGCATGGCATCATTACAAAGACAGAAGCCCATGATTGGTTAGAAGAATTGTTACAGAGCTGCTGCATATGAATCATGACATCAAGAGAGCCACGCTGGTGAATCAAACCCGTGTACAGGGCTGGGAGTAAATTTGATAAAAGCAGGAAGGTTATTGCTGATTTCTTCCATGTTTTCAATTGTTTAAGAGAATATCCTAAAGTGAGAAATATAAAATAGTTAAGCAGATAGGCAAGTGTTAATTAGTCTACAGCTTTCTTTTGACATAGTGCAACTTACTGAAAATTGATTAGTCGTGGCTAAATTAGAAGTAAAACAGTTCCTTGTTTTGATACAGTCAAAGTCACTACCCACTCCAGTTTTTTGTTTAGAATGGAAAAAAGGGGCATGTTTCATATGGATTCCACACTCTAAAGTTAATAAAATTGAACCTATTTTGCAATTCAGAGCCGCAATTAGGGCTTAATTTTTCTAGGCTTGTAGTTAATTCCGTAGGGTGGGAAATCATTTAAGAAGAGGACAGTGAATCAGTCTGAACAAATGATAAGGGAAGACTGTTACTGAAGTGTCTGGTTTAAATGTCACAGGTAGGGCAAAACACGACATATTTCCCACTGTCAGTAATATGGCTCTCTGGTCTCTCCAACACTTTAAAAAGGCCTGAAGCAGGTTACTGTACTCCAAATGAATTGCTGCTGTAGCAAGGGAAGTGGGGTTAGGTGCTAAGCAGCTCTGGGATGAAggaaaaaaagcagcagggagcTTCAGAATTACAGTGACGGGTGTTGACTCTGTATCAAAGGCTACCTTTCTGCAGTTAAGTGGGCTGTTAACAAAAAAGCAAGATGGTATAAAACACCTGACCTTGTCTATAAACTTAAGATGAACCAGTTCAACTTCTATTAGTTTTTAAATTGACTTTGTTAAACCAGGGCAACTcctgtgtagacactcttattaAGCTTAAATCATGATTAGTTTAGTTATATCTATTTCTAATTAAtgtaaactaaaccaaaataagcctggcttaaactgaaataagagtgtccacacagggttgCCCTGGTTTaaataaagctatttaaaattaaactggtgcaactttgtgtgAGTTAACAAGTCCCAAAAATCTATTCTTTGTAATTTTGCTCAGCTTTCATGGCTTTTGTGATATCAATTCACCAGAGCCCTCACTGTCATTCTTCCAGCCTAGGCAAAACCACAATTTAATAtaagagttttttaaaataataccctTTCAGGCCTCCTTTCTACATCATAAAGTTACTAAAAAGGACAAGTGCAATTTtacctttgcaggtcacctttaaatgtAATTGCAAATACAATAAATTCTGTAAAAGTCATAGAGGGCATGAGAACAGGTTCACacactatttctttttaaaagacactACCTTAAGGGCATTTTTGAGGGGGGCCAGGGATGAATGGGAAATAAAATAACAGATTCAGCTAAAAATTAGCATTGTTGAAAATCTAAATGTTAGAAACTCATTATTTTTAtggctttagagcaggggtggtcaaactttttggcccaagggccacatctgggtatagaaagtgtatggtgggccatgaatgctcacgaaattggggttggggtgtgggctctggggtggggccagaaatgagaaattcagggtgcagtagggggctctggggtgtACGAGGGtactccgggctgggatcgagggggtTCTAAGGccgggagggagatcagggctagggcggggggggtgggtgcaggctctagggtggggctcaggatgaggagtttggggtgcaagagggctgggactgaggggttcggagggtgatCAAAGGTGCAGGTtcagggcagcacttacctcaagcagctcctggaagcagcggcatgtcctccaggcggctctgctgctggctgccctatccacaggcgccacccctgcaactcccattggtcgcagttcccggccaatgagagctgcaaggtcggggcttggggctggggcaacttgcagagcggagccccctggctgcccctatgtgtaggagccggagggggaacgtgctgctgcttctgggagccgcatggagtggcctcagaccctgctccccagcgggatctcgagggctggattaaaacagctggcgggccgtagtttgtccacccctgctttagaggtaACATTTAGCGGTGCACCTAGGCAATAGCTGCTCCTGCCCCTATGATTCAATCTGTTTTGGTGGGGCTGTAAGTGAATAGAAGACTAATTCTAAACAAGCTATGGCTAGCATGCAACTTGACCATAACTAATCTACAGCCTATATTTCATGTAAAAAAGTTTCTACAGAAGGGTAATCACCACCACACAACATTTAAAATCCAAATGCTTACCACAAAACACCATGCAAAATGGCAGTACGGGATATATAAACCTGAATTCTTTGTGGCTCAACGTGCTGTAACAAAACAGGTATGGTACTACTGAAATAAAGTTCTATAAATCACAGGTTTGTTGACAATTCAATAGCATGTTTTATAGCACGTAGGGATAGAAAAGACAActttaacagatttttaaaaaactgagtaGTAAGCCTCCTCCTCACAGTCCTGGCTGGAGATTTCTGCTCTATTATCAAACCACCGCATTATCTGAATCCGTTCCTTGCCTACTAGCATGAAATATATGGGGCACGAGGAAGGGATTCAGTTAATGTGGTGGTTCAGATAATAGTGTTTTAGAAAACAGGAGCATACTGCAGCTGCAAACAAACTACTATTTTCCAGGAACTTTACTAACATATGCCAATTGCCTCCAACAGACAGATAAGGAGGAGCATTCAGTCATCCCACTTACATGAAGAAAGTAGGTACAATAAATATCGTGCTTGACTATTGTGACATTAATCACATACTGCCTACAGTAGATGTTTTTACACCCTGGGAATGAACATATTAAAATCTAGATCATAATTAGTACTTTATTAATtttgtgactgggcaacaaaacggtagataaaattcagtgctgataaatgcaaactaatgcacattggaaaacaatcccaactatacaaacaaaatgatggcgtctaagttagctgttactgCTGAAGAAAGAAatcatggagtcattgtggatagtactctgaaaacatccgctcaatatgcagcagcagtccaaaaaaGCTAAtcatgttaggaaccattaggaaagagataagacagaaaatatcataatgccactctataaatccatggtatgcccacaccttgaatactgcatgcagttctggtatccccatctcaaagatatattagaattggaaaaggtacagagaaggacaacaaaaatggagaaagtaaataaggaaatgttatttaccccgtcacataacacaagaaccgggggtcacccaatgaaattaacatgcagcaggtttaaaacaaaacaaagtattatGTCACACAACACAgtgttaacctgtggaactctttgtcaggggatgttgtgaaggccaaaactataaagaattaggtaagttcaaggagggtaggtccatcaatggctatttatCAAgatatggtcagggatgcaacctgtAAGGAGAGACTGTTCCCTTGTCATAAGCTGCTGTTCAAAATGCCAAGTGAGGAAAAGTGCTGGTGGTGAATCAAAACTTAGCTGGGCACACTACAACTATGGAGCCAAGATTCATCTAAGCTAGGACAGCTGTGCACCATAGTGCTACTCAATACAGTCCTATAACTTGTGGAGTCAGCCACAGGAGGCCCACCCCATTATACCTGGATCAAGTGATGTATAATTATCACAGTGGCTCCTATGCCAACCCCTCCTGCAGGTAGTGCAGGGGGCATGATTAGGGTATCAGACTACTTTAGCTTGTGCCAGGGGACTGGAGCCGTACAGCATTGGGCCAGTGCAAGGTAGTTTAAAACCATCTTTGCATCCCTCAGTTTTGAGCTGGACTAATGACTGATGTCACAACTGTGACCCAGTTACaaatttttctatattttattaataCCATGTTCTGAAACAGGGGAAGACCTTTAACATTGTTTGATATTTAAATAATCACTGTCATCTGTTTCACCTTCACATGGAACGGTATGTTTCTACAGTGAGTTGTGTGTGAAGAGCCTGAACAAACTAATCCTCACTGCCATTTCTCATCCCTTGCAAACTGCGACCTTCACCTCTGGTTGTTGTCAAAAtggagtcatagaatatcagggttggaagggacctcaggaggtcatctagtccaaccccctgctcaaagcaggaccaatccccagacagatttttaccccagttccctaaatggccccctcaaggactgaactcacaaccctggatttagcaggccaatgctcaaaccactgagctatccctccccgctatGACACAAGACAGGACTGATTTTTATATTGTAATAATATTTGAATTGCTCCATATGCAAGTCTTTACAGAAGATTTCAGAAATCTTGAGTGAAATTGAACAAAAGAATGTGATTTTCTTTAACAAGCCTCAGGTAAACAAAACTTTCAAACTCATTCTGCTGCTGAAAGCAAACACCTTTTAGTGATTCAGAGAAGTTTTCAATTTTGCTGCAATGCCCAATCTGCTCTCTAATCACTTACTGTGCCACCAACAACAGTTTAGAATGATTCCGTTAAGCCACTGTAGTAGGGTTAAATGCAGCTGTGTCATACCATTGAGTAATTAATTGTAAAATATTTGGATAATTTGTTTAATTCATTGGACACTGCCATTTGAATGCAACTTTCTTTGcattaatttcaaaattttgttctAGAGAAAATAAGTTATGACtttgactttaaaaataatgtgaCTGGTTCAAAGTTAATTACATTTAAGGGAGCTTACCTGTATACCAACAATGTCCAAACCACTACCACTAGAAAGATCCGGTACCTCTTTGGGGCCTGGATGCAGCCGTGAATAAAGAAGGGTAGATGGGTGCCCAAAATAACCGGCAATCCCTGGCTCAAGTACCAATGCCAAGGATGAGAACCATAAAATGTCCCCAAATTCTGTAGCACATTAAACTTCAAGAATTTCATCTGAACCAGTATCcactgaaagattaaaaaaaatgaattaatgttAAGTATGAAAATGTTAGATTAAGTCTGTCCGGTTCTGTTATGCAGCACCGGCATTAAAAGATACCATGATTTACATTTTTACCTAAAATCATTACAGcaagtttttaaagtaaaaactaTCTTGTGAAAGCAATTTAGTTACTTTCAGCAATTAATACAAGTTACAAGCTTTATGGTTTGAAAGTTTTCTACTTTTCTATTATACAGAACAGGTCTTTTATGTTGAACAAGACAAatgggaaatgttttaaaaatctacatACAATCCGTCTTAGGTGGTCACTAATTGACTTCCACAAAAAGTACAGGCTCATCTTTTAAAGTTATTGAATCCTTTAAATGAGACATGGGTTGTCCAtagaactttttttaaagaaacaggggcaggaGTCTCAAAATTGCTCGACATTGGTGTAATCTGCTCCTATTTAAGTTACCATTTGCTTCAATGGAAGCAGTTAGatcaatgctgagcacttctgaaaatcctaccctaaATATTTTATACATCCCTTTGAGCCCTATAGAATTCTCCTCTGCCCGCTTGAATATTGCTCTAGTACTTCTCTGTTACCTCTGTAATGTCTCCTGCTTGGAAAAAATCTTTTCTACATATTATATGACATTGGGTTAGATGGACAACTTCAAGGTTTGCCAAAATTGTCCATTTTACAGTAATATCGGCAACAGTCATCAATATATTTAACACTTCTTACCCTAAGAGCTGTGCATCTTTACCTGCGTGAAAGTTGAAAACATGCAGGATATGAGTTGGAGCTTTTGCTAATCTTTGTTTTACATAAATTGATGCCGTCTACAGAAAGCAGCTTTTGTAGGTAAGTATTAAACTGCTGAATACTTTATGGTAACACAAGATGTCAGAAATGAGAAGTTTCACAAGCAGGTTTACTAGGACAGTGCTAGCTAGGATCTGTAAATACTTATAGAAGCAAATAAATACCAAAACGCTACACCTGAGCCATCCTAACAGAAATTAATGCTGAGCTAACCATAACACTACAACTCTCCCAGAACATAAGATATGCTGCAGAGAATACCAGTGTAGAGTTTAGTTACTCTGTGTATCATTACATCAACATTCAAATATCTCTGAACACTGATACTAAGTATCAGTGAATTGAGAAGCCACTGCATTGTTGGTCTTATTTGAAATGGCATTCTAGTGATTTAACATAAGCATAGATATTAATGGCTAGAATTATAAGATTATAGGATACAGACAAACTGTTATTAGAGGTGATGCCAAAGGCAGAATGTACAGTACAGATCTCAAATCACTGAGACAGCGACAGCTCTTGAATTAGGAAAATGTGGAACCATCTGCCCAAGTACAAAATTGTCTTAAATTAAATTTGTAAGCATTTCTAACATTGTATGGCAACTTACCTCACCAAAAAATACACGATCAATTATTAAAGAAATCCCTAGAGTGGCCAATCTGCAAAAATCAAGAAAAAGCTCCTTGTATTACTGGCATCTTCTGAATGTTTAGATTACACTTTTCTTCAGCTTGCCTCTACAATTTATTGTGTGTCACTGTCCCCTAAACTAGTCACAGTTACTTAGAGTGAATCACCAACACTTAGACTTTTGGGAACAACCACTGGTTGGCTTGGAGGTCCTCTTCATATTTTCCCCTCATGAAATCTTTCCATGAAACCTCCCTCTTGTGGGGATACACAGCGTTTGTACTGTAAGCAAGGCCCTTCTCCAAACTGTTGCCAGTGTTTTATTCTTCACTTTTGCACATCTCCCTAAGTTGAAACGTTCAGGAGGTGTCCTGCCCCTGGCTACAGTCTtattagttattaaaaaaaaaaaagtaaatattgatAAGCAGAATGCCTAAATGAATCCTGTTAGGATGGTTATAGATGGTAACATATAATAGTTACTATTTAGTATGCATAGTGTCATAAATCACTGAATAAAACACTTACCCTACTGGAATACAGCTGTATAGAACAAGGTCTACCTTCTTTTGTTCTTGCCAGAAATGCCTGAGCACCAAAGGTATCCATGGAATTACAGCAGTTGGACGAATAATAAATGCAAGTGCTACCAAAGTTAAATATTTGCAActagaaatgaagaaaatattaatgaaacagTCAGAGTACAATTGTAAAGAGACTTAATTGCTTTTTCGCTATATGATATTTTAGTCCAATGTGACAGGAGTATCACATTTTTCATGTCACCATGTTTCTGGACGCTGACTCAGGCAAGTACAACATACAGACTTCAGTACACAGCACTGCCTTTAACCTTGAATCTTTGGGTGCAAACACTTGCTTATTGGCCTGCTTCTATGAAAAAACTGTGTAGTAAATTAAACTATGCAAGACTAAGTATCTAACTAGAAAGTATATACAGGCTTTTTAAAAGAGTAATTACTCAGTTCAAAATTAGTTAATACATTGACTCTGAATACTTGTTTGGCTTGAGTGACCATCTTTCATGTCCTTCCTAAGTTCTCACAAATTAAGTGTCTCTACACTGCCCTAAAGATGAAATTAATGTCCCCCATAGGTGATTATTTGGTTTGAAATGAGGAACAGCAGAATAGTAATTTTACACATCCACTACCATCCCCTGTAGACATGTGCACCAGCAACACCAGTTACCATTCCACTCAGGAACTAGAACAGCTGCAGTTTCTCCACAAACTGAGGGGTTTGGGTTGCTGGATCAGCTAAGGATTAGTTTCCTATGGCCCCATCCCCAACAGCTTACTTGGAACCAGCACAAAGAAGTCTTGGCACATAGAGAACTTGCAGGTGTTCCATCTATGCAGTCTTGCCTTGAAGCTTAATTGGTTTGCATGTCACTGCACTGAACCTATGCCtttggatgaatttcaccctcagtaaCAAAAGGAATAGTTATCTTCCACATTATCTTTATACAACTTGAACTAATCTTTCTAAATTCAGAAGCCTGTGCACTTGTTCAGACAGACGTAAAACATCAGGGAGGATATCAAAAAGGCAGGAAAAGTTTATATATGAACAGAAAGCATTATTTTAACAGTTGCATCCATTTTGATTGGTAACCTTTGGTTGGGATAATGTTGTTAGTGTAAATTCTCTCACCTACTCCTTATCTTTGAGCCTTCCATTGGATAGTAGAAAAGAGCAAAGATGGTGAGAACTGTTTCCATGGTGTTTGTTAGAGTTCTGGTACAGCAATACCATGTAAACCAAGAGCACAACTGGCAAAGGTACTAAAAACAATTATGAACAACAGGGGAGG encodes:
- the PIGB gene encoding GPI mannosyltransferase 3, translating into MQAGGGGGFFPRGRTRSADTVRLRKRKSALYSAAPGAGGERGPELIGENIYLVLFTITLRVLNCFLVQTSFVPDEYWQSLEVAHHMVFNYGYLTWEWTEGLRGYSYPLLFATIYRVLQLLAKDDVQLLIWIPRLVQAVLSALADVKLYSLVRHLENAETAKWVYLCQLCSWFTWYCCTRTLTNTMETVLTIFALFYYPMEGSKIRSSCKYLTLVALAFIIRPTAVIPWIPLVLRHFWQEQKKVDLVLYSCIPVGLATLGISLIIDRVFFGEWILVQMKFLKFNVLQNLGTFYGSHPWHWYLSQGLPVILGTHLPFFIHGCIQAPKRYRIFLVVVVWTLLVYSTLSHKEFRFIYPVLPFCMVFCGYSLKQLKTWKKSAITFLLLSNLLPALYTGLIHQRGSLDVMIHMQQLCNNSSNQSWASVFVMMPCHSTPFYSHVHCPLPMRFLQCPPDLTGKESYLDEADIFYSNPLKWLNEEFYNGTLPTHLVFFSVLEQEISSFLVLNGYERTATVFHTHMPQGRIGSHIYVYTRRVK